The Cucumis melo cultivar AY chromosome 5, USDA_Cmelo_AY_1.0, whole genome shotgun sequence genome has a segment encoding these proteins:
- the LOC103485909 gene encoding beta-hexosaminidase 3, with protein MALHYHSSPILLLQLFFYFSVSFAAPRSNETAGGVRIWPLPVSVTHGGHHRFYVAKDFHLITEGSNFSDASRILEDGFSRLLDLVRVAHVVDANLSRFASSSLLHGIHIVVSSPSDELQYGVDESYRLSVPGPAPGKPAYAYLKARTVYGALHGLQTFSQLCSFNFESRVIEVRMVPWNIIDQPRFSYRGLLIDTSRHYQPLPVIKKVIDSMAYAKLNVLHWHIVDTQSFPLEIPSFPNLWFGAYSKQERYTIADATEIVRYAQRRGVSVLAEVDVPGHALSWGVGYPALWPSKDCQQPLDVSNEFTFRVINGILSDFSKIFKYRFVHLGGDEVNTTCWTVTPHIRNWLRKKGMKESDAYKYFVLRAQKIALSHGYELVNWEETFNDFGSELSRKTVVHNWLGTGVAQKVVAAGLRCIVSNQDSWYLDHIDTSWEQFYTNEPLQNIKDPRQQKLVIGGEVCMWGEVVDASNIEQTIWPRAAAAAERLWTPYDNLAKDPSQVFARLAHFRCLLNQRGIDAAPVSGLGRSAPWGPGSCFVQ; from the exons ATGGCACTTCACTATCACTCCTCTCCCATTTTGCTTTTGCAgctctttttttacttttcagtCTCTTTCGCCGCTCCTCGGAGCAATGAGACTGCTGGAGGTGTGCGGATATGGCCGTTACCGGTCTCCGTCACTCACGGTGGGCACCATCGGTTCTATGTTGCCAAGGATTTTCACCTCATTACTGAGGGCTCTAACTTCAGCGATGCTTCCCGGATACTTGAGGATGGATTCTCTAGGTTGCTTGATTTGGTTCGTGTTGCTCATGTTGTTGATGCGAACCTCTCTCGCTTTGCTTCTTCTTCTCTGCTTCATGGAATCCACATTGTTGTCTCTTCGCCTTCCGATGAG TTACAATATGGTGTAGACGAATCATACAGATTATCAGTCCCTGGACCTGCGCCTGGAAAACCTGCCTATGCATATCTCAAG GCTCGTACAGTTTATGGGGCTTTGCATGGTCTTCAG ACCTTCAGCCAATTATGCTCTTTCAATTTTGAATCAAGGGTAATTGAAGTTCGCATGGTACCATGGAATATTATTGATCAGCCAAGGTTCTCCTATCGAGGGCTCTTAATTG ATACTTCTCGACATTATCAGCCATTGCCAGTTATAAAGAAAGTGATTGATTCTATGGCATATGCAAAGCTG AATGTGTTGCACTGGCACATTGTCGATACACAATCTTTCCCATTGGAGATACCTTCATTTCCAAACCTTTGGTTTGGTGCTTATTCTAAACAAGAACGGTATACAATTGCGGATGCTACAGAAATTGTGAG ATATGCACAACGCCGTGGAGTCAGTGTATTAGCTGAAGTTGATGTTCCTGGACATGCTTTATCATG GGGAGTTGGCTATCCTGCTCTGTGGCCATCGAAGGACTGTCAGCAGCCACTTGATGTCAGTAATGAGTTCACCTTTAGAGTAATAAATGGAATACTGTCGG ATTTCAGCAAGATCTTTAAATATAGATTTGTTCACTTGGGAGGCGATGAAGTCAATACAA CTTGCTGGACAGTGACTCCTCATATAAGAAACTG GTTAAGAAAAAAGGGTATGAAAGAATCGGATGCTTACAAGTATTTTGTCCTGCGAGCACAAAAGATAGCTTTGTCACATGGATATGAACTTGTAAACTG GGAAGAGACCTTTAATGATTTTGGCAGCGAATTGAGTCGAAAGACTGTTGTGCATAACTG GCTAGGAACTGGTGTTGCTCAAAAGGTTGTTGCAGCTGGGTTAAGATGCATTGTTAGCAACCAAGATAGTTGGTACTTGGACCACATAGACACAAGTTGGGAGCAGTTCTATACAAATGAGCCGCTTCAAAATATCAAAGATCCTCGGCAACAAAAATTAGTCATAGGTGGAGAGGTATGCATGTGGGGTGAAGTTGTTGATGCGTCAAATATTGAGCAAACTATTTGGCCTCGTGCTGCAGCCGCTGCCG AGCGTCTTTGGACTCCATATGACAATCTGGCTAAAGACCCCAGTCAAGTTTTTGCAAGGTTAGCACATTTCAGGTGTTTACTGAATCAGAGAGGGATCGATGCCGCTCCGGTATCTGGACTCGGCAGATCTGCTCCTTGGGGTCCTGGCTCTTGCTTTGTGCAGTGA